One Rhea pennata isolate bPtePen1 chromosome 15, bPtePen1.pri, whole genome shotgun sequence genomic window, CAACAGCCACGGTTGGCTGGCAAGTGAGCTGGTGATGGCAGCCTGTGCACCTTCCCTTTCGTACAGCACCTGGCACTGAGGACCTGGGGCCCTGACGGAGCACCATCTGTTGCCCTCACAAATCTTTCTCATCTTGAAATTCAGCCCAAGCACCCCCAGGATCCTCCAGAGCGCCAGAGCCCCTCATGGCAGAAACTGGGCCAGCCGTTCCCGTAAGGGGCACCATCCCCTCCCAGCTTTGCTGGGTCTGAGCAGAACCCAGGTGCCCTGGGCCTGCCCGGCCCTCACCACCTGTGCCAGATGTCCACTTCCTAGCATGGGAAGAAGCAGTGCGCAGCCCCATGGACGTGGCCCCGGGCTGGCCTTGATCTGCCGTCCCTCCCTGCCACAGGCACCCCTGAGCTGCAGGAGAAGACATTGGTGCTGGTGAAGCCCGATGCCGTGCAGCGGCGGCTGGTTGGGGACGTCATCAAGCGCTTTGAGAGGCGCGGGTTCAAGCTGGTGGGCATGAAGCTGCTCCAGGTATCTCCTCCCCATGGAGCTGCCATGGCCCTGGAACCCTGCTGTATCTGCTGGGCTTCCAATGGAGCTGCCCCACAGGCAGCCGGGGCCTCCTCTCGCTCTGTGCCAGGGTTGGGGTCACCTTTTGCCCCAAAGCCTGGGCAAGGAGGTGGGCATTGATCAGAGGTAGGTGCCCCAAGTGGTCCTCACCCATCCCTTGCCTCCAGGCCAACCATGACATCCTGGACAAGCACTACCACCAGCTGCGGCAGAAGCCCTTCTACCCTGCGCTGCTCGCCTACATGATGTCGGGCCCGCTGGTGGCCATGGTGAGCTGGGAGGCCTCCGCGTGGCCGGGGCGCCACGTGCGAGCCGGACCCAGGTCGGGCTGGGCGGGAGCGAAGCGGGCGCCGTGCGCTGCTGGTGGCGCCTCCGGGCGCCCACACGCCGCCTTCGgctccgcgcggcgccggcgggaggCTCTCGGCCTCAGGCGGCCCGCGGCCCGCAGGTCTGGGAAGGCTACAACGTGGTGAGGTCCACCCGCGCCATGGTGGGGGACACCAACTCGGCCGAGGCCAAGCCGGGGACGATCCGGGGTGACTTCAGCATGCACGTGAGCAGGTAGAGgtgggccgggcggcgcggcgggggctgcccgcccgcccccaTGCCATGCCCACCGCCGCCGTGGCTGCGCAGGAACGTGGTTCACGCCAGCGACTCGGTGGAGACGGCCCACGAGGAGATCAGCTTCTGGTTTCGCAGCAACGAGCTGGTGGCCTGGGAGTGCAGCGACCAGGACTACACCTACGGGCCCTAGCGCggctgccgcgccgccccgctgccctgCGCCCCCATTAAACCGGCCTGCTCCGGGCCTGGCTCCGGTCTCCGTCCCTCCATCCCTGGGCGGGGACCATGCGgtgggggccgtggggcaggggtaggggctgctgcagcccgcAGCAGCTTCCGCTGGGGCAGAGAGTCTCTGCGATTTCTCCGGGAGGCACTGGGATGTCACTGGGAGTACTGGGGACATTGGGAAGACATTGAGGACGCTGGGATGGCACTGGGATGGCGCTGGGGGGGGCAGAAGGGACACTGAGACGACACTGGGAAGACCTGAGATGACACTAGGATGACACTGGGCGGCAGTGGGGACACTGGGACGACGCTGGGGGGGTACTGGGATGACACTGGGCGGCAGCGGGGATACTGGGACGACCCCGGCGGGTACTGGGATGACGCTGGGATGACGCTGGGGGGCGCTGTGGGACACTGCTCGCGCCCCTGCGCGGTTGCCAGGCAACGCCTCTGCACGCCGGCGCGTGCGCCGCGGCGCCCTCCGCGCGGGCGACAGGGAGGCGGGAGCACGCGCCCTCCCTGTGTACCGCGTGGCGGGACTACAGCTCCCGGCatgcgctgcgccgcggcgaCTACACCGCCGGGGGTGCCGCTGCGGGGGAACTACGGTTCCCGGCATGCCCTGCGGTGGGCCGGGCCTCCCGGCGTGCTctgcgcgggcggcgcgggtGCCGGGCCGTGCGGAGGCCCAGCGGAGCGGCGCCGCCATGTCGCAGGCCGGCGCGTGCCAGCCGCCGCCGGACGAGGACACGGACGACTGCCTCCGCGAGTACCGCCACCTCTTCAGCCCCGACATCCTGGCGTGAGTGCCTGGCCCGGCGAGCGCCGTGCGGAGCGCGCCGTGGCCCGGCAGCTGGAGCGGGCGGGCAGCCCTGGCTCAGGCCGCGGCCGATGGCGGCCTCCGTGGGGTTAAGTGCCGGTGCCCGGTGCTGCTCTCCTCCCGGGCAGGCCGGGTCCTGCTTGGGCCCGTGGCTGTGGGGGGTGAGGACGGGGGCAGGACCTGCCTGAGGTTCAGCTCTGAGCTGCTCTTTCCCTCCACAGCGGCAAAGTGGCGTTCATCaccggcggcggctccggcatCGGGTTCCGCATCGCGGAGATTTTCATGAGGTACGGATGGGCCGGGAACGGTGCCCGGCGCTGGAGGGCCCGCTGGGAAACCCCTGTGCCGTGCGCAGTGGTGCTGTGCACGGAGGTGTCCTGCACTGCCTCTTCAGGAGCCTGTGGCAGAAATGGTTTAAATGCACAATGAGGAAGGTGATAAAGGCTTCCCTTCCTTTGCAAAGGCTGTGGTAGCAAGGCCTCCTCCCTGCCAGAGCAGGTGGAGACAAGGTAGACCTGCAAAGGGAAAGCTAGAGGCATCAAGATCTTTGGGAGAAGCATGGGCAGGAGACATGGGCAACCTACTCTGCACCAGGCTCTGGTAGGCTGAGGTAGGGTAGGAGGCAGGGGTGCACCACAGGCATTCCTGCCCTGCCGCATTGCTGCCACTCCCATGACTCACAGACTGAATTTTTGGTAATCTTCAGGGGTCTGAAGTCACTATAAGGAGCCAGCCGTGTGTGGTTGTTCTCACTTGGCCCTTCTTTGCAGGCATGGCTGCCAGACCATCATTGCAAGCCGGAGCCTGCAGCGAGTGTTGGAGGTAAGTCTGTGGGCTCCAGTGTGACCAGGAGGCAGTGTGGAGATGTGTGAGCTCCTAGAAATCTTCCTACTCTCTACTAGAGATGGAGCTAAGAGCCTTGGAAATAGCATGTCCTGTGCTGTCCCGTTTTCTCCCTACCTGAAGGAATCACTCGGCTCTGATCAGCTCAGCACCAGCAGAGAACTGCATGCTGTGGATGGGATGGGAGAGAGGTTAATGTAGGATTTCACCTAGGATGCCTCACGGTAGGGCTCAGCAAATCACTGTTCTCttctccccccacacacccctgGGAATCTCTGTTGTTTGTGGCTTGACAGAATAGAACTGGCCTCTGAAAGCCTCAGGCAGCAGGTCTGTTGCTCTGATAGAGCATTTGTATCTATAGTTGTTCACAGGAGCTTGGTACTGCATTGCTTTTTGATTGATGAGGAAAAAGAGATGCTAAGAGGCAAACTGAAGATTTATCAGTAGGGAAATGGCAGTCTCAGGTTAAACTTGAATATCAGCTTAGATTAGGGGGCCTAAATCCTCCTGGGCCTAGGATTATATGGGTtagtttttgtgttttgaggAGTGAAAGATGCCAGCCTAGAaagcagagactgaaaaagCTGTATTAGTCTGGAACTGCTCTGTGTGCAACTGGATGGGACAAACACTCACCCCTGGGTGTCTGATCCTGAGCTGGTGTTTGGCTGATcgaagatttttttcctccctaatgGCTTGTATTGTGGTCTCAAACTGAAAGCAGCTGTGAGACAGCTCTGCAGTAATGTGAGCACTGAAATATATAAACGATCAAAATTGGAGCTGGGGAGTGAATTCGTATGACCAGTTGCCTCTTTGAGGTGGTTAGTACTGTCGTTTTGTCATCGCTCATGCTCGTATCCCGGAAAACTGGCAGCAAGACTAAGCAGCCTTCCAATCCTCAGGGACACTGGGGTCTCCTGAGTGTAGGGACCAGCTTCCCAGGCTCTTGTTGCTGGGTCTGCTTGTGTGGTAACCAACAGCTTAAAACTTCTCACAGAACAACCAGATGAGCCTGCGCGGGAATGTGAAGTGTCACTGGATATTGTGTGGTTACATGGGTTGCTGTTGAGTTTGCGTGTCCTCTGTGTTTAATTTCCCGGAGCTGCCTGGGAGAGTCGTGTTTCTTACAAATGCCGTGGAGGTGGTTTCTGGCAGAGACCTTGAGCCGCAGAGCTGGCCTTGCTTTGTCTCGCAGGCAGAGTCCGCAGTAACAGTTGGTTTGCATTTGCCCTTTCGCCTGTTAAAACAGGTGGCATCTTAAGGTTAACTATGTCTGGGCTCGTGCCAAAATGCCATGTTGGGGTCTGACCTTTGTACTTGCCCTGCAAAAATTTTGCTCAGGATGTGCTGTTGCAATGCCAGGCCATTAAGTTAACTGGGTTTAGTGAGCTGTGGCATCAGTTCTTGCTTGATGCTTGTTTGAATGCAATATGCAGGAGTTTTCTCTGACACTGCAGGGCTTTGGCTCCCCCAGTGCCAGCAGGGTGAAGCTTGCTGTGCTTGGGGAGGTTTGCTCCAAGGTGAGAGAGGGGGATTTCTATAAacagagaggctgtgctggctgACAAAATGGAGCTGCTTTTAGGGTGGACTGTGACAAATGTTTGTATAGGCAACACCAGCGTCTGCTGTGCACTAACGGAGCGCGCTCCTACCTGAACTGTAGCTCACCTGTTATGAGGTCCAAGTCTCCCCCTTGCTGAAGGAGAGAGTCCCACAAAGaatctctcctctctcttttccaggcCTCAAAAAAGCTGGTGGCAGCCACAGGCCAGCGATGCCTGCCTCTGTCCCTTGATGTCAGGCAGCCCCAAACCATTGTGGCAGCAGTGGATGAGGCACTAAAGGAGTTTGAGCGGATTGACATCCTTGTCAATGGTGAGTCACTGGGGTGTGGGGACGGGGAAGATTTGCCACAGTCTCCCTGTTGAGCGGGGCATTTCCCTGCAGGTGGGCTGTGTTGGCCTAGTGTCTGGCTTTCTCCCCTGTAGGCTGGGAGCATCCTTGGCAGCTGATGGTGTGCGCTGCTGGGATTTGCAGAGAGAACGgtcttgcagaaaggaaagactCACTATAAATGCTTGGCCGTACTTGCTTGTCTTGGTGTGGGTCATCCCTGCGCTCCCTGCAtcagcagcctgctgcccctgcgctggctgtgctgctgctgtgctgctttacCCCTTTATCAGGACTGTTTCCACTGCTTGGTTCCTTGTGCTGCTGGCCCAGCTGAGGGCAGTGGGAGTCCAGCTCATAAGCTGGAAGGTCCCCAAAACTGCCATGGCTGAGGTCATGGGGTGAAGCTTTAGCAAGCCATCATGCTCCACTCAAACCTTAACTGCAAAAGAAGGGAGTAAAGTAGCAAAGCAGCCTTCTGGCAGGAGCTGTGGAGAGTAGAGCACTCCTTTGCTAGCATGTGGCACCCCCTCAGCTCCTCTCTGATCTGAGTATGGCTCCAGTTTGGTAACCCCCAGCAGCAGAATGTGTGTGCACATTCACCCTTCCTCAGTGTGCCTCTTGCAGAGCGCTGTGAACCTGCCTCATCtctctgcagccctgtgctgaCTGTGCCCCTGACTGCTTGTTCTTCAGGTGCTGCAGGAAACTTCCTGTGCCCAGCCAGTGCCCTGTCCTTCAACGCTTTCAAGACAGTGATGGATATTGACACTGTCGGCACCTTCAACACCTCCAAAGTGCTCTTTGAGAAATGCTTCCGGGTAAGTGGCTCCTGAGCCACAGGACTCAGTGGAGGAGCTCCTGGTAAGCAGGGAGTTAAACTCAAACAAACCCCACCTCACCCCTGAGAAATTCAGTGAAATGTAGTAGGCAAAAGAGCTCTTGCTTCTGGTAGCATGGTGTACAGTAGCCCTGCCacccagggctgtgctgtcaggCTCTGTGCCACCTCCTGGGAGCCAACTCTGGTTAGATCCAGTCCATTCTCTTTCTGGGATGGCAGCTGTTGCACAGAAAGTAGGAGCTGTGGACTCCAAATCTTGCATGTCCCTAGTCCCTAGCTTTGACTTTTGTGGCACCTTTCCATGCCCTGCCCTGTGTAGAACACAGCTCCTGGAAGGGGAAATGCTACCTCAGAAGAACCTGTAAACTCCTGCTGCTATTCCagctcctctcttctcccttggTGCTTGTTCCCCACTTCCCCTGCCTCTCTGGAAGCTGGCTGTTGGCCAGCGTGGCTCCGTGAGGCCAGATGGGCAGTGCTGCCCCAGTGGTGAGTTAGCAACTTGGAGGTGGCTGTGTCCACATGCTaccccctccccagcccagttcccttgttccgccaAGCTCTTCTATGTGATCCCATGTGTTATTCCCTACCTAACACTGTGTCTTGTTTCCTTCCCCAGGACCATGGTGGGGTCATTGTTAACATCACAGCAACTCTGAGCTACCGAGGGCAGGCCCTCCAGGTGCATGCTGGTGCTGCTAAGGCTGCTATAGGTACCTAAATGCTCCTTCCTGGGGCTCTGCAAGTTATACAAGGCTGGTAAGGGAGCTTGTTGTTCCCAAATATTGAGATAGGAACATGTCCGTAGGAAATGTGTATATACGAATCAGAGTAGTTTCTGTGCAATCCAGGCATGTGTTATGTGCCCGGGGTTTGACTGAAGCTCTTCTCTCCCTTAGGCTACTTTTTTCCAGGGTCCTTTGTTCTTGGCCAGAGTTTCTGAGCTCCCCTACAGTTGGTGGAATAGTCTTGGTCTCTGTTTCTCATTCCTGTTGCAATCTCTTCCCCTTGCCAGATGCCATGACCCGTCACCTTGCTGTGGAGTGGGGACCCAGCAATATCCGAGTGAACAGTCTGGCACCAGGCCCCATCACAGGCACTGAGGGCTTCCGACGCCTGGGTAAGGCAGTGTGAGACTATCTCTGTCTCTGCAACGGAAATGACTTGCCACCATCTTTCTTGGGGACTGTAGTGGACCACCAGTGCCAGGCAGCTCATGAGGCATGTGACGCAGTCTGGGCCATTCATACTGGGCTGAGCTGTCCTGTGGCTCTGCTGCCATGGCTTTCTGGGAGAGCAGGAAGCAACCTTCTCAGCGCCCAGGGTGCTGATATTTCTGTCAAGTGACAGCTCTTTTTGCTCTCTGTGATGTCCTGATGTAACCAGGTCCCCTACCTGATGGTTTGGAAGTCTATCAGCAGAGCACCTGTTCAGTCATAGAGGCTGGGAAAGCTGTGAGATCATGCTGTGAACTCACTGTTGCAGCATCCAGCATGTATCCCATTGCTGGGCTTGAGATCCGCCCCCTCCccatttttttaatccctttttTCAAGACTTTCTCTGGGATGTTCCCAGAGCTGTGCCAGCATCTCCTCTAGGTTCCCTTCAACTTTCAGCAGTTTGTCCATGCAAGCAGTGCTGACAAGTTGCAGTGTCTGGCAGGCTGTGATGATGGACAGATGGC contains:
- the NME4 gene encoding nucleoside diphosphate kinase, mitochondrial, with the translated sequence MGSLGRCLARSLLRGPPGPRRPLGPPHRHGSGTPELQEKTLVLVKPDAVQRRLVGDVIKRFERRGFKLVGMKLLQANHDILDKHYHQLRQKPFYPALLAYMMSGPLVAMVWEGYNVVRSTRAMVGDTNSAEAKPGTIRGDFSMHVSRNVVHASDSVETAHEEISFWFRSNELVAWECSDQDYTYGP
- the DECR2 gene encoding peroxisomal 2,4-dienoyl-CoA reductase [(3E)-enoyl-CoA-producing] isoform X1, whose amino-acid sequence is MSQAGACQPPPDEDTDDCLREYRHLFSPDILAGKVAFITGGGSGIGFRIAEIFMRHGCQTIIASRSLQRVLEASKKLVAATGQRCLPLSLDVRQPQTIVAAVDEALKEFERIDILVNGAAGNFLCPASALSFNAFKTVMDIDTVGTFNTSKVLFEKCFRDHGGVIVNITATLSYRGQALQVHAGAAKAAIDAMTRHLAVEWGPSNIRVNSLAPGPITGTEGFRRLGGKFAEKANYFEMIPLHRAGNKTEIAHSVLYLASPLSSYVTGTTLVVDGGSWLTSANDFPALLDIWAAGANANQ
- the DECR2 gene encoding peroxisomal 2,4-dienoyl-CoA reductase [(3E)-enoyl-CoA-producing] isoform X2; its protein translation is MSQAGACQPPPDEDTDDCLREYRHLFSPDILAGKVAFITGGGSGIGFRIAEIFMRHGCQTIIASRSLQRVLEASKKLVAATGQRCLPLSLDVRQPQTIVAAVDEALKEFERIDILVNGAAGNFLCPASALSFNAFKTVMDIDTVGTFNTSKVLFEKCFRDHGGVIVNITATLSYRGQALQVHAGAAKAAIDAMTRHLAVEWGPSNIRVNSLAPGPITGTEGFRRLGGKFAEKANYFEMIPLHRAGNKTEIAHSVLYLASPLSSYVTGTTLVVDGGSWLTSANDFPALLGIASSSAKL